The following coding sequences lie in one Zingiber officinale cultivar Zhangliang chromosome 2B, Zo_v1.1, whole genome shotgun sequence genomic window:
- the LOC122048585 gene encoding aspartic acid-rich protein-like, which yields MVEVVHATPDGGPRPASDDAARGISFLSFEWGFVVDDAGLVKVIGSGSSLAQDERWGEALTVAGVTEEYNTPMLRDPSNIVIDKDAIEIHEDDDKESNFETDDDDDDDDDDDNDEDDNEDFDF from the exons aTGGTTGAGGTCGTTCATGCGACGCCCGATGGTGGGCCCCGGCCTGCTAGCGATgatgccgctcgggggatctcctttctatcctttgaaTGGGGCTTCGTTGTCGATGACGCCGGTCTGGTGAAGGTGATCGGCAGTGGTAGCTCCTTGGCGCAGGATGAGCGATGGGGGGAGGCTCTGACAGTCGCAGGTGTT ACTGAGGAATATAATACTCCAATGTTACGAGATCCCAGCAATATAGTAATAGACAAGGATGCAATTGAAATTCATGAGGATGACGATAAAGAATCTAATTTTGAGACTGATGATGATGACGACGACGATGATGACGACGACAACGATGAGGATGATAATgaggactttgatttttga